A DNA window from Betta splendens chromosome 6, fBetSpl5.4, whole genome shotgun sequence contains the following coding sequences:
- the map1ab gene encoding microtubule-associated protein 1A isoform X3, which translates to MEGVTEFTEYISETVDVPSPFDLLEPPTSGGFLKLSKPCCYIFPGGRGDSALFAVNGFNILVDGGSERKSCFWKLVRHLDRIDSILLTHIGADNLPGINGLLQRKIAEQEEEQSQGTTNYSDWMKNLISPELGVVFFNVPEKLRMPESNLKVKRSIEEASLTLQYLNKLSIKPEPLFRVVSNTIEPITLFHKMGVGRLDMYILNPVKDSKEMQFLMQKWAGNSKAKTGIVLPNGKEGEISVPYLTSVTALVVWLPASPTEKIVRVLFPGNAPQNKILEGLEKLKHLDFLRYPVATQKDISSGAPLSVIKQTKLKQRTDSRESLKSSPKTTAKASKKETEGQDDVSAATEAQSDSVKENISEKKEEKKPSKTLKSKTDVPEKKKLLKEKSLKKHSKERVSKLDEKKDKEKKEIKKIKKEDSAKKDEKKDSKSKEDKKKDASKPELRKMTKPDLKPLTPEVRKTLHKAKVSSKAKTAKPKAAKAEPAEAKSEEPKPQTVQPEPLQNGSVEGMSAASTPEDLTKDFEELKKDEGTSAESQDSTEVPSQPTVPGKQEVQEMTSEITGVTKSPEQETSAPGGKAEDVEQEKALNQQRQQLEDAQKFEDEGAASQDEEEEEEEEEVPAAEKKRSEEEEEEDMGIGEEEDESKWKEAKESELDKKHEIEEMEKSEIHLATAVTQQSLHPSPSKHEPEEEDEEEEEAVEKAELEEVEDLDVIADEEIKVSPEQTVTDSRTTETPTPAKDEAEEEEEEEEEGYLSHVGGPTAPITSVAQGAAAESMTYIQDETIPGYSETEQTISDEEIHEEAEERIPHLQYDVGTYDISVPDQTGSFVNIHGMREMQAAALTDKAFMPGVQEQVSVFTNIITAPLAEEEHVSSATSITEYDKVSSFPTSIAEDQSVASVAAPPAEEPLKTPPDAAQSKEQPLSAGTLSPPSLDDDKQSKSPSDDLQLPVAEVKSAAKSPDAHDAKKEAEEEEEEEEEDQTPNVDISLEKLQEGYASSQKSEGKERDVEKLHEPLASVPVSVDDAKPVSLPVEEQNIDAVTPKEVSSVVPTRPFGSDSITSESEERCFSPDDITVKMASPPQSGPSSAAHSPIHQSPVEDRMRSFPDLEQEKDHEFPDVLEQDEKQIQEDRKKDQTETQGADKHKADHEADVVTFYTSAEDKKEVPVIKDTKRDEETEAQTFVSGRESPFPTSIGQRDEGAVGIKETQPKVPVSGPGPVGESLVSDDGGGLTKDDHDKTAVETIKAEQAKEKCEASDIKQKEEKPESVVKEEVAAVCSITDEKAEKEAVKDDATHTAPIKEENVEKDTDGRTTEDEQTEVETDHSRVKTPTGAETKQVKDEQKLKHDDFDLESKGEVKEMAAEVDNVTECKTLKEEEKKIEKSDALDLTNIMTAVEDLKTASITDVTPVKMEDMSTTQQTKAAETKKETETTDIKVMEDKEEQKEIEVTDASATKLITDEHGAKEKVTGDITAAEAGVISKEVTPTTTKEEKKTEVCEDSVSASTISLTTVDEKDVTASSDETVPKTTTAQELEKSKDIDTKPPKEQDEEDKAAVEDNKMDVSDDGRAAPTLPKVDEKDQRAIKEDTTTAEEKDKEERKADGSKMEKEQDIERKGDELYTERERGDVRKDDQETEETSAVRPVEIKDAAVFPADKTYTKDETSVAEAIVKDGKEKSEDTSGVKTPAEMEKEMVVAKEEPFTVKLSREEEATVQDSAAELSDMKLSKPEESKDAAAVKPLTDQRKAEITEAAADVKLIEELKESQKVETGDKELKVKDEDMEKGIKEKTDESECVSEISIKQQTETDTDYMSVTSSKDDKVEKSSVSDTPIIKELEKGELSDHKPVLEEIKEKQAEKDEMRTEKEADAKSEHQMAAEEKKPITVETIKDTMTDAAGRGSGDAVKEKTEKPTFQDDHSEKEDLHEADVPVGQTSEKEKTQGISVTEKSIHDESSEKVSASQEEKTLDPPSGAAAHKDTCVAPHHIQAKEKQQETEERAFIRPEEKMEKEKDDAHVAELSKEQKMEKEQEKEYSYETEDIKEEKSRSEARHEQRADTKKDELSDKDRNDSSDADHKEEKWEREELQEKDVDKITKQPPQTVQTDTSSKSDYSPAFVVQSSDEDREDEEEEDMCMGGAGSRPLSVELNKSDHDVSADLHPPQIAQAEDRTEPPKSQPMAVVIPTLTMQEPSIDEEFLSEAGRDVTSPTKPEPSKQETAAVGKQSHSDIPAPKAKPVLDTTEQKPALASAPSSGSQSGVEEPPQQQTRIQSETSSGVVGAEKTKTDEKTGKEAEREMEGERELASPGLSQRCSYFTLDKDPEEAAGAEVKSDVAKTESYEKTSSEKETVMEIQAAGASKYEPYEKPIPQDQDLEEREVPLGFDHTSDIDIDIDIEIDDNRRTSQVEAGGAMFLLDDQFKEEPLSFSRVDYSPVSLTQSDASSHRSQSASPEYEDREKGQEEESEREERLDQSLSAIHVPDNKMSFSPKQDRPEKSVVMMEASGDREQPSTGAAAESSAPSSSGAQSDRGPKAAASATPSGGFTEKRPWEKERDKSAESLRDKMDSSDHESEGSPSGRHSPAEKDILPKQASPVEREGASAGVRTPPAATLLQREVDDNLLVSDNSQISSSATCKSMLEESLIDKRLLVEGEDFNVDDDEDEDEEDEDEEEEELSDIDVEKGAREQSEKEMCRRSSDDGAAVAEDSNKKAQLPESSFLKEEMMSKASGDDGRGTDTQDAREALPSAEATTSKASDDGKSTPALGASGLRSDTSAWTGPASLPETPPPEDAHKEHVPHDATSEKRPPSPDATAESVETKKREEDEAPSSPRGTGRAPATSSLTDGRSPHHRPASSPSPPLTSSYADIGPGPFSQCSEQLYSDSPVELREHKEDAALPPEASQRDKPSAGEYFSQRERPVEREATGSSGCTYTTLTYSAATYSYSSSASAASGHRFGDNLETVATSSPEVRAFKEEPSSAASTSSGFRGFQRDEYMEVSTKPGPEAQAKESTQSPPVLFTAKQTAAKESADRLPVLETETTSTTAQPLQSSEPAKASETLSTADVLFDVSPLQRADSSERLSQRSTEDEEPDTLEMEDSTLPCRIECQPTKLLEQKEIFSSPIVSYMVESSVHAIETKVVTITSPSVYPKPDVEPIQQTASGPAGGAFARTDASKKEQDEGKKEETWQTYGATASPREDSAVAGKGTGRKDAKDSELKQEVEGQKSEKEGSLLDTPPARLEVRRKSSISDWELLQRPDDCPDSPPPGYGDEEQEEEAAVEEMEWMASVTGKEACGKEDVRRPCDLDTASSSAAHHTYSSCEYKHRKGELSPSFINPSPPQLSSDDGAEDACSDPSPDGDEDDQDQHSVKRRSHRHRRHHEHTQHGDGGHEPHPPHPPPGLSSGLAVTLAGEETPPTSVSESLPSQSDSDVPPETEECPSITAEGNLDSDEDAEHLPVDKSSASGAGGGHRPPSPRSAQTTHDPVPIPMKDPLPHPPHPDVCMVDPEALLNDHSSTEKLLKKEHKTSKGLRKGKTKSASPARKGEVKKRSSTPVKSKDSPSPRSSSLRRKDTERSSRLIKMSETQGSRSEILNPGKGLVNGVKSSSGNNSQKPSSAVPPGPPVYVDLAYVPNHCSAKNVDQEFFKRVRASYYVVSGNDPGSGEPSRGVLDALLEGKAQWGSNLQVTLIPTHDTEVTRDWYQQTHERQQDLNIMVLASSSTVVMQDESFPACKIEF; encoded by the exons ATGGAGGGGGTCACTGAGTTCACAGAGTACATCTCTGAGACAGTGGACGTCCCTTCCCCTTTCGACCTCCTGGAGCCGCCCACCTCAGGAGGCTTCTTGAAGCTGTCCAAGCCATGCTGCTACAtcttccccggtggacgaggcGACTCGGCTCTGTTCGCCGTGAACGGCTTCAACATCTTAGTGGATGGAGGCTCCGAGCGAAAGTCTTGCTTCTGGAAGCTGGTTCGCCACTTGGACCGCATCGACTCAATTCTACTAACACACATTGGCGCTGACAATCTCCCAGGGATCAATGGGCTGCTTCAGAGGAAGATagcagaacaggaggaggaacagtCTCAAGGCACCACCAACTATAGTGACTGGATGAAGAACCTGATCTCGCCTGAACTCGGTGTGGTGTTCTTTAATGTCCCAGAGAAGCTCCGCATGCCTGAATCCAACCTCAAAGTGAAGCGCAGCATCGAGGAGGCCTCTCTGACTCTGCAGTACCTTAACAAACTGAGCATCAAACCAGAGCCTCTCTTTCGTGTGGTCAGCAACACTATAGAGCCCATTACGCTCTTCCACAAGATGGGAGTGGGCAGGTTAGACATGTACATTCTCAACCCTGTCAAAGATAGTAAAGAGATGCAATTTTTGATGCAGAAGTGGGCTGGAAACAGCAAGGCCAAAACCGGCATCGTGCTGCCCAACggaaaagagggagaaataTCCGTGCCCTACCTGACGTCAGTCACAGCCTTAGTTGTTTGGCTGCCTGCCAGCCCCACAGAGAAGATCGTGAGAGTCCTGTTTCCTGGAAACGCACCACAGAACAAGATCCTGGAAGGGCTAGAAAAATTAAAGCATCTTGACTTCTTGCGATATCCTGTAGCCACACAAAAGGACATTAGTTCAGGAGCTCCTCTCTCTGTTATAAAGCAAACAAAGTTAAAACAAAGAACAGATAGCAGGGAAAGTCTTAAATCTTCCCCAAAGACTACTGCGAAGGCCTCAAAgaaagaaactgaaggacaagACGATGTGTCAGCTGCCACTGAAGCACAGAGTGACTCTGTGAAGGAAAACATATcggagaaaaaggaggagaaaaagccCAGCAAGACTCTAAAATCTAAAACGGATGTGCCAGAAAAGAAGAAACTCCTGAAAGAAAAATCTCTGAAAAAACACTCAAAGGAAAGGGTGTCAAAGCTGGATGAGAAGAAGGacaaggaaaagaaagagatcAAGAAAATTAAGAAAGAAGACTCTGCTAAGAAGGATGAAAAGAAAGACTCTAAGTCCAAAGAGGACAAAAAGAAGGACGCGTCCAAGCCTGAGCTGAGAAAAATGACAAAGCCTGACCTAAAACCACTCACACCAGAGGTGAGGAAGACGTTGCACAAAGCTAAAGTGTCGAGTAAAGCCAAGACCGCCAAACCCAAAGCAGCAAAGGCTGAACCTGCTGAAGCTAAATCTGAGGAGCCAAAGCCCCAAACGGTTCAGCCTGAGCCGCTCCAGAACGGCAGCGTGGAGGgcatgtctgcagcctccacgCCCGAAGACCTCACCAAGGACTTTGAAGAGTTGAAAAAAGACGAAGGCACATCAGCAGAGTCGCAGGACAGCACGGAAGTTCCATCTCAGCCAACAGTGccagggaaacaggaagtacaagAAATGACATCAGAAATCACAGGTGTCACAAAGTCACCAGAACAGGAGACATCGGCTCCAGGAGGAAAAGCTGAAGATGTAGAGCAAGAAAAAGCGCTGAATCAGCAGAGACAGCAGTTAGAGGACGCTCAGAAGTTTGAAGACGAGGGAGCAGCATCtcaagatgaggaagaggaggaggaagaagaggaggtcccagctgcagaaaagaagagaagtgaggaggaagaggaggaggatatgGGGATaggtgaagaggaagatgaatcCAAATGGAAGGAGGCTAAAGAGAGTGAGCTTGACAAGAAACACGAGATAGAAGAAATGGAGAAATCAGAAATTCACCtagccacagctgtgacacagCAGAGTCTACACCCGAGTCCATCCAAGCACGAGCCcgaggaagaggacgaagaggaggaggaagcagtggaAAAAGCTGAACTTGAAGAGGTGGAAGATTTAGATGTAATAGCAGACGAAGAGATTAAAGTCAGCCCTGAGCAAACGGTTACTGACAGCAGAACCACTGAAACCCCCACTCCAGCCAAagatgaagcagaggaagaggaggaggaggaggaggagggctacCTGTCACATGTTGGAGGGCCCACTGCACCCATAACCTCAGTCGCCCAAGGAGCTGCAGCCGAATCCATGACCTACATCCAAGATGAGACTATCCCCGGCTACTCAGAGACGGAGCAGACCATCTCTGACGAGGAGATTCAcgaggaggccgaggagcggATACCTCACCTCCAGTATGACGTTGGGACCTACGACATCTCTGTCCCCGATCAGACGGGGTCCTTCGTGAACATTCATGGCATGAGGGAGATGCAGGCCGCAGCTCTGACGGACAAAGCTTTCATGCCGGGGGTTCAGGAGCAAGTGTCCGTGTTCACCAACATCATCACCGCTCCTCTGGCAGAAGAAGAGCACGTGTCCTCTGCCACGTCCATCACAGAGTACGACAAAGTGTCCTCCTTCCCCACGTCCATCGCTGAAGACCAGTCTGTGGCATCCGTGGCAGCGCCTCCAGCCGAGGAGCCGCTGAAAACCCCACCTGACGCTGCGCAGAGCAAAGAGCAGCCGCTCTCTGCAGGAACTCTCTCCCCACCTTCTCTAGACGACGACAAACAATCCAAGTCTCCGTCCGATGACCTACAGCTTCCTGTTGCAGAAGTGAAGTCTGCGGCCAAGTCTCCCGATGCACATGACGCAaagaaggaagcagaggaagaggaggaggaggaggaggaagaccaaACCCCTAATGTTGACATTTCGCTTGAAAAACTTCAAGAGGGCTATGCTTCATCTCAGAAATCAGAGGGTAAAGAGAGAGACGTGGAGAAGCTGCATGAGCCGCTCGCCTCTGTCCCAGTGTCTGTAGATGATGCCAAACCAGTGTCTCTCCCAGTGGAAGAGCAGAACATAGATGCTGTCACACCCAAGGAGGTGTCTTCTGTTGTGCCTACCAGACCGTTTGGATCAGACTCCATAACATCAGAGAGCGAAGAGCGTTGCTTCAGTCCAGATGACATCACTGTGAAGATGGCCTCCCCTCCCCAGTCTGGACCCTCCAGTGCAGCTCACTCTCCAATTCACCAGTCACCAGTGGAGGACAGGATGAGGAGCTTCCCTGATTTGGAGCAGGAAAAGGATCACGAGTTCCCTGATGTATTGGAACAAGATGAAAAGCAAATTCaagaagacagaaagaaagaccAAACGGAGACACAAGGTGCTGACAAGCACAAAGCAGATCATGAAGCTGATGTTGTGACTTTCTACACGTCAGCCGAGGACAAAAAGGAGGTTCCAGtgataaaagacacaaaaagagaTGAAGAGACAGAAGCCCAGACGTTCGTTTCAGGAAGAGAGTCTCCTTTCCCCACTTCCATCGGACAACGTGATGAAGGCGCCGTCGGGATCAAAGAGACTCAGCCTAAAGTGCCTGTATCGGGTCCTGGACCTGTGGGGGAGAGTCTGGTCtcagatgatggtggtggtctCACAAAAGACGATCATGATAAAACTGCAGTAGAAACTATCAAAGCAGAACAAGCCAAAGAAAAGTGTGAAGCCtcagacataaaacaaaaagaagagaaacCAGAATCTGTCGTCAAGGAAGaggttgctgctgtttgctccatCACGGATGAGAAGGCTgaaaaggaggcagtgaaggaTGATGCAACTCATACGGCACCGATCAAAGAGGAGAACGTTGAAAAGGACACTGATGGCAGAACCACTGAAGACGAACAAACAGAGGTTGAGACAGACCATAGTAGAGTCAAAACACCCACAGGCGCTGAGACCAAGCAGGTCAAAGACGAGCAGAAGCTGAAACATGATGACTTTGACCTTGAAAGCAAAGGTGAGGTTAAAGAGATGGCAGCTGAGGTGGATAATGTGACTGAATGTAAAACtctgaaagaggaagagaagaaaatagAAAAGAGTGATGCTCTTGACCTTACAAATATAATGACTGCAGTAGAAGATCTGAAAACAGCCTCCATCACAGATGTTACACCTGTAAAGATGGAGGATATGTCCACCACTCAGCAAACTAAAGCTGCTGAAActaaaaaggaaacagaaacaactgATATTAAAGTAATGGAAGATAAGGAAGAGCAAAAGGAGATAGAGGTGACGGATGCTTCTGCTACCAAGCTCATTACAGATGAACACGGAGCAAAGGAAAAAGTGACGGGCGACATCACTGCTGCAGAAGCAGGCGTGATTAGCAAGGAAGTCACACCTACAACCAccaaagaagagaagaagacagAGGTTTGTGAAGACTCTGTCTCAGCATCAACCATCAGCCTCACAACAGTGGATGAGAAGGATGTAACAGCGAGTTCAGATGAGACTGTTcctaagacaacaacagcacaagaACTGGAGAAAAGTAAAGATATTGACACTAAACCTCCCAAGGAGCAGGATGAAGAAGATAAAGCTGCTGTAGAAGACAACAAGATGGACGTAAGCGATGACGGCCGTGCTGCTCCAACGCTTCCGAAGGTGGACGAAAAAGATCAGCGGGCAATTAAAGAAGATACGACAACAGCTGAGGAAAAGGACAAAGAGGAAAGGAAAGCTGATGGAAGCAAGATGGAAAAAGAGCAGGACATAGAACGTAAAGGTGATGAATTATAcactgagagagaaagaggagatgTGAGAAAAGACGatcaggagacggaggagactTCTGCTGTCAGGCCTGTTGAAATAAAAGACGCCGCGGTGTTTCCTGCTGACAAAACATACACAAAGGATGAAACGTCTGTTGCTGAAGCTATCGTGAAAGACGGAAAAGAAAAGAGTGAAGACACCAGTGGCGTCAAAACACCAGCTGAGATGGAGAAGGAAATGGTTGTAGCTAAAGAGGAACCCTTCACTGTCAAACTGTCCAGGGAGGAAGAAGCGACAGTTCAGGACAGTGCTGCTGAATTGTCTGATATGAAACTGTCAAAGCCAGAGGAAAGCAAAGACGCCGCAGCTGTGAAACCGCTGACAGATCAGAGGAAGGCTGAAAtaacagaggctgcagcggaTGTAAAACTAATCGAAGAGTTAAAAGAATCTCAGAAAGTGGAAACTGGTGATAAAGAGCTAAAGGTTAAAGATGAGGACATGGAAAAGGGGATAAAGGAAAAGACTGATGAGTCTGAATGTGTATCAGAAATCTCTATCAAACAGCAGACAGAGACGGACACTGATTACATGTCTGTCACAAGCTCAAAGGACGACAAGGTGGAAAAGAGCAGCGTTTCTGACACACCGATAATAAAAGAGCTGGAGAAGGGAGAACTCTCAGACCACAAACCCGTTCTGGAAGAAATTAAGGAAAAGCAAGCTGAAAAGGATGAAATGAGAACTGAGAAGGAAGCTGATGCCAAATCTGAGCATCAGATGGCTGCAGAAGAGAAAAAGCCAATAACGGTAGAAACCATCAAAGATACGATGACAGACGCAGCCGGACGGGGCAGCGGTGACGCCGTcaaagagaagacagagaagcCAACATTCCAAGACGACCATTCTGAAAAGGAGGACTTACACGAGGCAGATGTTCCTGTGGGTCAGACCtcagagaaggagaaaacacaGGGCATTAGCGTTACAGAGAAGTCCATTCATGATGAAAGCTCTGAGAAGGTTTCTGCCAGTCAGGAAGAGAAGACACTTGATCCTccatctggagcagcagcacacaaagaCACCTGTGTGGCTCCCCATCACATCCAGGcgaaggaaaagcagcaggaaacggAGGAAAGGGCCTTTATTAGAccagaggagaagatggagaaagagaaagacgaTGCACATGTTGCAGAACTTAGCAAAgaacagaaaatggaaaaagaacaagaaaaagagTACTCCTATGAAACTGAAGACATcaaagaggaaaagagcagATCAGAGGCAAGACATGAACAGAGGGCTGACACGAAGAAGGACGAGCTCTCGGACAAAGACAGGAACGACTCCTCCGACGCAGACCACAAGGAGGAGAAGTGGGAGCGCGAGGAGTTACAGGAGAAAGATGTGGACAAAATCACGAAACAGCCTCCGCAGACAGTACAGACGGATACGAGCTCCAAGTCCGACTACTCACCTGCCTTTGTGGTTCAGTCTTCAGATGAAGACAgagaagacgaggaagaggaggacatgTGCATGGGCGGAGCAGGCTCCAGGCCTCTGTCTGTGGAGCTGAACAAGTCCGACCACGATGTCTCTGCAGACCTGCATCCGCCCCAGATCGCACAAGCAGAGGACCGGACCGAGCCGCCAAAGTCACAGCCCATGGCAGTGGTAATACCTACGCTCACCATGCAGGAGCCGTCTATTGATGAGGAGTTCTTATCGGAGGCAGGCAGAGATGTGACGTCTCCAACCAAACCAGAACCGtcaaagcaggaaacagctgctgttggaAAACAGTCACATTCTGATATTCCCGCTCCGAAAGCAAAACCTGTGTTGGACACAACAGAGCAAAAGCCTGCGCTGGCATCAGCGCCGAGCAGTGGGAGCCAGTCCGGTGTGGAGGAACcgccacagcagcagacacgGATCCAGTCCGAGACAAGTTCAGGAGTCGTGGGTGcagaaaagacaaagacagacgagAAAACGGGGAAAGAAGCAGaaagggagatggagggagaacgAGAGCTGGCTTCTCCAGGATTATCACAGCGTTGCTCATACTTTACCTTAGACAAAGATcctgaggaggctgcaggcgcTGAGGTCAAATCAGACGTGGCCAAAACAGAGAGTTATGAAAAGACGAGCTCAGAGAAGGAGACGGTGATGGAAATCCAAGCAGCTGGTGCCTCCAAGTACGAGCCGTATGAAAAGCCCATCCctcaggaccaggacctggaggagcgGGAGGTTCCTCTCGGCTTTGACCACACCTCTGATATCGATATTGATATTGATATCGAAATTGATGACAACAGGAGAACCAGCCAGGTGGAAGCTGGAGGAGCCATGTTTCTCCTGGACGATCAGTTCAAAGAAGAGCCTCTGTCCTTCAGCAGAGTCGACTACAGTCCAGTGTCCCTGACGCAGAGCGACGCCAGCAGCCATCGCAGTCAAAGCGCGTCTCCAGAGTAcgaagacagagagaaaggccaggaggaggagagcgagcgagaggaacGTCTAGACCAGAGCCTGTcagccatccacgtcccagacaACAAAATGTCCTTCAGCCCAAAACAGGACAGACCTGAGAAATCAGTGGTCATGATGGAGGCATCAGGAGACCGAGAGCAGCCGTCTACCGGCGCTGCCGCTGAATCGTCAGCGCCGTCTTCCTCAGGTGCTCAGTCCGACCGAGGccctaaagctgcagcttctgctacACCTTCTGGCGGATTCACCGAGAAGAGGCCTTGGGAAAAAGAGAGGGACAAGTCTGCCGAGTCGCTCAGAGACAAAATGGACTCCAGCGACCACGAAAGTGAGGGCTCCCCCAGCGGTCGCCACTCGCCCGCggaaaaagacattttaccTAAACAAGCGTCACCtgtggagagagaaggagccTCCGCTGGAGTGAGGACGCCCCCCGCTGCCACGTTGCTCCAACGTGAGGTCGATGACAACCTTCTAGTCTCAGATAACAgtcagatcagcagctctgccacttGTAAATCCATGTTAGAAGAGAGCCTGATAGACAAAAGATTACTTGTAGAGGGAGAAGATTTCAAtgtagatgatgatgaagatgaggatgaggaggacgaagacgaggaagaggaggagctgagcgaTATAGACGTGGAAAAAGGCGCCAGAGAACAATCTGAGAAAGAAATGTGCAGACGCAGCTCTGACGACGGTGCGGCCGTGGCTGAGGACTCCAATAAGAAGGCTCAGCTGCCAGAGTCAAGCTTCCTGAAGGAGGAAATGATGAGTAAAGCATCGGGCGATGACGGCCGAGGGACGGACACGCAAGATGCCAGAGAGGCGCTACCCAGCGCCGAAGCAACCACAAGCAAAGCGAGCGACGACGGTAAAAGCACCCCAGCGTTGGGAGCGAGTGGCCTCAGATCCGACACAAGCGCTTGGACTGGACCTGCTTCACTTCCTGAGACGCCGCCGCCTGAGGACGCACACAAAGAGCATGTACCTCATGACGCAACCTCAGAGAAACGGCCGCCGTCGCCTGACGCTACGGCTGAGAGCGtggagacaaagaaaagagaggaagacgaAGCACCTTCATCACCAAGGGGAACAGGTCGAGCACCTGCCACCAGCAGCCTGACGGACGGCCGTTCTCCTCACCATCGACCTGCATCCAGTCCTTCACCCCCACTAACAAGCAGCTACGCTGACATCGGACCGGGACCGTTCAGCCAATGTTCTGAGCAACTCTACAGTGACAGTCCAGTAGAACTGAGGGAGCACAAAGAAGACGCTGCGCTGCCTCCAGAAGCGTCTCAGCGAGACAAGCCAAGCGCTGGTGAGTATTTCAGCCAAAGAGAGCGTCCGGTTGAGCGTGAGGCGACCGGCTCCTCTGGCTGCACGTACACCACCCTCACATACTCGGCAGCCACCTACAGTTACTCGTCCTCAGCTTCCGCGGCCTCCGGCCACCGCTTTGGAGACAACCTTGAAACCGTAGCAACATCAAGCCCCGAAGTACGAGCATTCAAAGAAGAGCCGTCGTCTGCAGCTTCCACCAGCTCCGGCTTCAGGGGATTTCAAAGGGATGAATACATGGAGGTGAGCACAAAACCAGGACCAGAAGCTCAGGCTAAAGAGAGCACACAGTCGCCGCCGGTTTTGTTCACTGCCAAACAAACCGCTGCCAAAGAAAGTGCCGATAGACTTCCTGTTCTGGAAACTGAGACAACTTCCACCACAGCACAACCTTTACAAAGTAGTGAACCAGCGAAGGCATCAGAGACTTTATCCACGGCAGACGTTCTCTTTGATGTCTCTCCGCTCCAAAGGGCTGACTCCTCTGAACGGTTGTCCCAAAGGTCGACAGAAGACGAGGAGCCCGACACACTTGAAATGGAGGACAGCACCCTCCCATGCCGCATTGAATGTCAACCAACAAAGCTGCTCGAGCAGAAGGAGATCTTCTCGTCACCAATCGTGTCGTACATGGTCGAAAGCAGCGTGCACGCCATAGAGACCAAGGTAGTCACCATCACATCTCCAAGTGTTTACCCTAAACCTGACGTGGAACCCATTCAGCAGACAGCCTCCGGTCCAGCAGGTGGAGCGTTTGCCAGAACAGACGCGTCCAAGAAGGAACAGGATGaggggaaaaaggaggaaacatGGCAGACGTACGGAGCAACTGCGTCCCCGAGAGAAGACAGCGCGGTGGCAGGAAAAGGAACGGGTCGCAAAGACGCTAAAGACTCTGagctcaaacaggaagtggaaggacAGAAATCTGAAAAAGAGGGGAGTCTGCTGGACACGCCCCCAGCGAGGTTAGAGgtcaggaggaagagcagcattTCTGACTGGGAGCTTCTGCAGAGACCTGACGACTGCCCAGATAGCCCTCCTCCAGGCTACGgggacgaggagcaggaggaggaggcggccgtGGAGGAGATGGAATGGATGGCCAGCGTGACGGGGAAGGAGGCCTGTGGCAAAGAGGACGTCCGCCGCCCCTGTGACCTGgacaccgcctcctcctccgctgcccacCACACCTACTCCTCCTGCGAATACAAGCACCGCAAAGGCGAGCTGTCTCCGTCCTTCATCAACCCCAGTCCCCCTCAGCTGTCCAGCGACGACGGCGCCGAGGACGCCTGCAGCGACCCCTCGCCGGACGGGGACGAGGACGACCAGGACCAGCACTCCGTGAAGCGAAGGTCTCACAGGCACAGGCGCCACCACGAGCACACGCAGCACGGAGACGGCGGCCACGAGCCGCACCCGCCGCACCCGCCGCCGGGCCTGTCCTCTGGGCTGGCGGTGACGCTAGCCGGAGAGGAGACCCCGCCCACGTCAGTCAGCGAGTCGCTGCCCTCACAGTCAGACTCCGACGTCCCTCCAGAAACCGAGGAGTGTCCGTCCATAACAGCAGAAGGAAACCTGGACTCGGACGAAGACGCGGAACATCTGCCGGTGGATAAATCATCCGCATCCGGAGCCGGCGGCGGCCACCGGCCTCCGTCACCAAGGTCGGCTCAGACCACCCACGACCCCGTCCCCATACCCATGAAAGACCCGCTCCCTCATCCTCCACACCCAGATGTGTGCATGGTGGATCCAGAGGCTCTGCTCAAtgatcacagcagcacagagaaactCCTTAAGAAAGAGCACAAGACCTCCAAGGGTCTGCGAAAGGGCAAAACCAAATCTGCCTCGCCCGCTCGAAAGGGAGAAGTTAAGAAGCGGTCCTCCACTCCAGTGAAGAGCAAGGACTCTCCCTCACCTCGCTCGTCCTCCCTCAGAAGGAAGGACACAGAGAGAAGTTCCAGACTGATCAAGATGTCTGAGACTCAAGGCTCCAGGAGTGAGATCCTCAATCCAGGAAAAGGCTTGGTCAACGGCGTCAAGAGCAGCTCAG GTAACAACTCACAGAAACCGAGTTCTGCCGTCCCCCCAGGACCTCCTGTCTACGTGGACCTGGCCTACGTGCCCAACCACTGCAGCGCCAAGAACGTGGACCAGGAGTTCTTCAAGAGGGTGCGTGCGTCATACTACGTGGTGAGCGGGAATGACCCGGGCAGCGGGGAGCCCAGCCGCGGGGTCCTGGACGCTCTGCTGGAGGGCAAGGCTCAGTGGGGCAGCAATTTACAG GTCACTCTGATCCCAACCCACGACACAGAGGTGACCCGGGACTGGTACCAGCAGACGCATGAGAGGCAGCAGGACCTGAACATCATGGTTctggcctccagcagcaccgTGGTCATGCAGGACGAGTCCTTTCCCGCCTGCAAAATCGAGTTCTGA